A genomic segment from uncultured Alistipes sp. encodes:
- a CDS encoding BlaI/MecI/CopY family transcriptional regulator, with translation MERLTRREEELMQCFWTHGPLFVRELVALAPDPKPHFNTLSTMVRALEAKGYVGHKPFGNTYQYYPLVSEQEFSRRTLGSVIDRYFEKSCLGAVSALVEEERISVEELRELIDRIEHQNAR, from the coding sequence ATGGAACGTTTGACACGCCGCGAAGAGGAGCTGATGCAATGCTTCTGGACACACGGACCGCTGTTCGTGCGGGAGCTGGTGGCGCTGGCCCCGGATCCGAAACCGCACTTCAATACGCTCTCGACAATGGTGCGGGCCCTCGAGGCGAAGGGCTATGTGGGGCATAAACCCTTCGGGAATACCTACCAGTACTATCCGCTGGTCAGCGAGCAGGAGTTTTCGCGCCGCACGCTGGGCAGCGTCATCGACCGCTATTTCGAGAAATCCTGCCTCGGGGCCGTTTCGGCCCTGGTCGAGGAGGAGCGGATCTCGGTCGAGGAGCTGCGCGAACTGATCGACCGCATCGAACACCAAAACGCCCGATAG